Proteins encoded together in one Porites lutea chromosome 2, jaPorLute2.1, whole genome shotgun sequence window:
- the LOC140925692 gene encoding twisted gastrulation protein homolog 1-B-like, which translates to MKPSCLLFMAVVWLNIFCFQAPNGQRNKTRTAYQAFKNCNSTVCAARVSFCIIMKDCGCGTEASSKLCECCENCYRCLGSHLWAKCCSCVGLCGNWTLNFTALNATGIPSKPGNLTGKALPSLFELLSYQSKLPVTFLTRPRKGNFTGTSSRRNQCKVAFYNTCISKEDCISSCSSMGASKYRWFRNGCCQCIGSRCHDYGELNPLCKECQAD; encoded by the exons ATGAAGCCTTCATGCCTCCTTTTCATGGCCGTAGTCTGGCTGAACATCTTCTGTTTTCAAGCGCCTAATGGACAACGTAATAAAACAAGAACTGCTTACCAAGCATTCAAAAACTGCAATAGCACTGTGTGTGCTGCGCGCGTGTCTTTCTGTATTATCATGAAAGATTGCGGCTGTGGAACTGAAGCTTCGAGCAAACTTTGCGAGTGCTGTGAGAACTGTTACAGATGCCTTGGCTCTCATCTTTGGGCAAAATGCTGCAGCTGCGTTGGACTTTGCGGAAACTGGACTCTTAACTTCACAGCACTAAATGCCACTGGAATACCAAGCAAGCCTGGAAACTTGACGGGTAAAGCTTTGCCATCACTTTTTGAATTGTTGAGTTACCAATCGAAGTTGCCTGTGACCTTCCTCACGAGACCGCGCAAGGGAAATTTTACAG GAACGTCCAGCCGTAGGAATCAATGTAAAGTTGCTTTTTATAACACGTGTATTTCAAAAGAAGATTGTATCAGTTCATGTTCATCCATGGGAGCTTCCAAATACCGCTGGTTTAGAAATGGCTGCTGTCAGTGCATCGGCAGTCGATGCCATGATTACGGAGAACTGAACCCACTCTGTAAGGAATGTCAGGCAGACTGA